In Leptolyngbya sp. 'hensonii', the following are encoded in one genomic region:
- a CDS encoding PAS domain S-box protein, translating into MKAPLPVNERERLRVLQSYQILDSAPEKIFDQITRLAQKISGTPIALISLIDANRQWFKSKIGVDICETPRDQAFCAHAILYPDIFIIPNTLEDRRFANHPMVVNEPHLRFYAGVPLVTPEGHALGTLCVVDYSPRELSPEQVESLKNLGKQAMLELQRHRDQCSGMSSVTERRCQQKNHRRFLWQVAGGFGLASLIFIGIGLAFNWGSRQVIETEQRVSQTFKVIANLEDIHADLRNARSSVQSYVITNQQEYLQAYQESWRATAQKLITLRSLTRDSPEQQQRIRELTQWIQAKQNFLQQIIHLRQRQGYQAAAERLAQQAPQHSDPTDTLLGQMKTIENTLLQQRSARVRQSIQIANLIGILGLALILSIVAAIYWIIYREILRGRQAEDQLEQQRDFTDTIFDSARALIVVTNRQGEILRFNRACEQITGYSIKDVIGTDLSDLLANLPEAETVKQLYQNLQATDFPCQQENHLKTLLGETRLIVWSSTALLDGQGQVEYVIHTGIDITDQRQAELALRDQQEWLAITLSSIGDAVIATDRQAIITLMNPVAEAMTGWTVSEAIGRSVHEVFKLAHHKNHQPLVSPIQQTMQEPLILGLSEDTVLVHRQGRYIPIDDSCAPIRSPTGDVEGAVIVFRDISARKQMEEDRDRFFSLSLDLFCIAALDGQLERVNSAWEVTLGWTKAELLTRPPQDFLQDLVHPEDQQATSLALKQLIQEEQVLAFENRLRCKDGSYRWVLWNAIQFNDRIYAAAHDITNRKQREAAIQTALQKEKDLNNLKSKFISMVSHEFRTPLTTILSSTELLETSSQFVEDRKQRHFKQIKTSIQRMTSLLDDVLILSRTEAHALKYDPYPLNLNQFCRDLVEEMEQGTGRHHILYFTEQGDGSDACMDSKLLNPILTNLLSNAFKYSSEGSEVRFDLICQTDWATIKIQDQGIGIPWEELPMLYQRFHRAHNVGNISGTGLGLSIVKSCLDLHQGSIEVSSTLGVGTTFTVTLPLHRGAPG; encoded by the coding sequence ATGAAAGCCCCACTGCCCGTTAATGAGCGCGAAAGGCTGCGAGTGCTGCAGAGTTATCAAATTCTGGATAGCGCTCCTGAAAAAATCTTTGACCAGATTACCCGGTTGGCCCAAAAAATATCGGGGACTCCGATCGCCCTGATTAGTCTGATCGATGCCAACCGCCAATGGTTCAAATCTAAGATTGGGGTGGATATCTGTGAAACACCCCGGGACCAGGCATTTTGTGCCCACGCGATCTTATATCCCGATATTTTTATCATCCCCAATACGCTGGAGGATCGACGATTTGCCAACCATCCCATGGTGGTGAATGAACCTCACCTCCGGTTCTATGCTGGGGTTCCCCTGGTGACGCCTGAAGGACACGCCCTAGGCACCCTCTGCGTGGTGGACTACAGTCCCAGGGAACTCTCCCCAGAGCAGGTGGAGTCCTTGAAGAACTTGGGCAAGCAGGCCATGTTGGAATTGCAACGACACCGAGATCAATGCTCCGGGATGTCCAGCGTCACGGAGCGACGGTGCCAGCAAAAGAATCATCGGCGATTTCTATGGCAGGTCGCCGGAGGATTTGGGCTGGCCTCCCTGATTTTCATCGGCATTGGATTGGCCTTTAACTGGGGCAGCAGGCAGGTAATTGAAACAGAACAGCGAGTTTCCCAGACTTTTAAGGTGATTGCCAATTTAGAGGATATCCACGCAGACCTGCGGAATGCCCGATCGTCGGTTCAATCCTATGTTATTACCAATCAGCAGGAGTATCTGCAGGCTTACCAAGAGAGCTGGCGCGCCACAGCTCAAAAGCTGATCACGCTTCGCAGCCTGACCAGGGATAGCCCGGAGCAGCAGCAACGGATTCGGGAACTGACCCAATGGATTCAAGCCAAGCAGAACTTTCTCCAGCAGATCATCCATTTGCGACAGCGCCAGGGTTATCAGGCTGCAGCAGAACGCCTCGCCCAGCAAGCTCCCCAGCATTCCGATCCAACTGACACCCTGCTGGGACAGATGAAGACGATTGAAAATACCCTACTCCAGCAACGATCGGCCCGAGTCCGGCAAAGTATTCAAATAGCTAATTTAATTGGCATCCTTGGCCTGGCACTGATTCTGTCGATCGTTGCGGCGATTTACTGGATAATTTATCGCGAAATTCTCAGGGGCAGGCAGGCGGAAGACCAGCTGGAACAGCAGCGAGACTTTACGGATACCATTTTTGATTCGGCCCGAGCCTTGATTGTGGTGACGAATCGACAAGGAGAGATTCTTCGCTTTAATCGGGCCTGTGAGCAAATCACTGGGTACTCCATCAAGGATGTCATTGGGACCGATCTCTCGGACTTGCTGGCCAATCTGCCAGAAGCGGAAACTGTAAAGCAGCTCTATCAAAATCTGCAAGCTACGGATTTTCCCTGTCAGCAGGAGAATCATTTAAAGACCCTGCTGGGAGAAACCCGTCTGATTGTCTGGTCCAGTACGGCCCTGCTGGATGGGCAGGGCCAGGTAGAATACGTGATTCACACTGGCATTGATATCACCGATCAGCGTCAGGCAGAACTGGCCCTCCGAGATCAGCAGGAATGGCTGGCCATCACCCTGTCCAGCATTGGGGATGCGGTCATTGCCACCGATCGTCAGGCCATCATTACCCTGATGAACCCCGTGGCAGAAGCCATGACTGGCTGGACAGTCAGCGAAGCGATCGGACGATCGGTGCATGAAGTCTTCAAACTGGCCCATCATAAAAACCATCAGCCCCTGGTCAGTCCAATTCAACAGACGATGCAAGAGCCTCTGATTCTGGGGCTGTCAGAGGATACGGTCCTGGTCCATCGGCAAGGTCGATACATCCCCATTGATGACAGTTGTGCCCCCATCCGCTCTCCAACTGGCGATGTGGAAGGAGCGGTGATTGTCTTCCGGGATATCAGCGCCCGGAAACAGATGGAGGAAGACCGCGATCGGTTTTTCTCCCTTTCCCTGGATTTGTTTTGCATTGCCGCGTTAGATGGCCAACTAGAACGGGTCAATTCTGCCTGGGAAGTGACCCTGGGTTGGACCAAAGCAGAGCTTTTAACCCGCCCCCCTCAGGATTTCCTGCAGGATCTAGTTCATCCAGAAGACCAGCAGGCTACCTCACTAGCTCTGAAACAATTGATCCAGGAAGAACAGGTTCTGGCTTTTGAAAATCGCCTGCGTTGCAAGGATGGAAGCTATCGCTGGGTATTGTGGAATGCAATTCAATTCAATGACAGAATTTATGCTGCTGCCCACGATATTACAAATCGCAAGCAGCGGGAGGCTGCCATACAAACTGCGCTGCAAAAAGAGAAAGACTTAAATAACCTGAAGTCAAAATTCATTTCCATGGTCTCCCATGAATTCCGCACTCCTCTGACCACCATTCTGTCTTCCACAGAACTACTGGAAACCAGCAGTCAGTTTGTAGAAGATCGAAAACAACGCCATTTTAAACAAATTAAAACCTCTATTCAGCGCATGACCAGCTTGCTGGATGATGTCCTGATACTCAGCCGCACTGAAGCGCATGCCCTTAAATATGACCCCTATCCCTTGAATTTGAACCAGTTTTGCCGAGATCTGGTGGAAGAGATGGAGCAGGGAACTGGCAGGCATCATATCCTTTATTTCACGGAACAGGGAGATGGCTCAGATGCTTGCATGGATAGCAAACTGCTCAACCCCATTTTGACGAATCTGCTCTCCAATGCCTTCAAATATTCTTCGGAGGGCAGTGAGGTTAGATTTGATCTGATCTGTCAGACTGATTGGGCCACGATCAAAATACAGGATCAGGGGATTGGGATCCCGTGGGAAGAACTGCCCATGCTCTACCAACGGTTTCATCGGGCCCATAATGTGGGCAACATTTCGGGGACAGGGCTAGGGCTCTCGATCGTGAAAAGTTGTCTCGATTTGCATCAGGGTTCGATCGAGGTCAGCAGCACCCTGGGTGTGGGGACAACCTTCACGGTGACTTTGCCTTTGCATCGGGGTGCACCAGGCTGA
- a CDS encoding EAL domain-containing response regulator has product MCKILVIEDDANIRSNIVEMLEDEGYKVLEAQNGAVGVQLAQVHLPDLILCDVMMPEIDGYGVLKILRQTPSTALIPFVYVTAKTDKSDLRQGMNLGADDYLTKPFTRLELLDAITARLVKQATASEHYSDQIRQLEEKFNTLLHFDSTTGLPNHLSFQDHFDTTIAEAAAPHSQFAVLCLKLYQFERVRTTFEESLVDQILQAITAQIKTCVTEQDTIVRLVGDQFALLLARSAQDEDGTEQAQSILTSLTQPLKLEGQTFYLNPRIGIACYPEDASNASALLKRAELAASYAQQQINQPCELFRAELATSSADAILLEQQLREALERSEFRLYYQPQIDLTTHHTIGAEALIRWEHPEKGMVSPARFMPLAEETSLILPIGEWVLRTACAQMVDWQQANYPINRISVNLSTRQFNQPDLVQRFSQILQETGLSPEFLKLEITESCLIENPQAAIATLTRLKELGIQIAIDDFGTGYSSLSYLKQFPFDTLKVDQYFVRGIHEDPKNIEIVRAIIQMAHNLGLKVIAEGVETELELVCLMQCQCNEVQGYFFSRPLPVVEFEKLLNNSHESPTAR; this is encoded by the coding sequence ATGTGCAAAATCTTAGTCATCGAAGATGATGCCAATATTCGCAGCAACATTGTTGAAATGCTTGAAGATGAGGGCTATAAGGTTCTCGAAGCACAGAATGGTGCTGTGGGCGTGCAGTTAGCACAAGTACATCTACCCGATCTGATTCTTTGTGATGTCATGATGCCAGAGATCGATGGCTACGGCGTGCTGAAAATTCTGCGCCAAACCCCCTCGACGGCCCTAATTCCCTTCGTCTATGTCACGGCCAAAACCGATAAAAGTGATCTGCGTCAGGGCATGAACCTGGGAGCGGATGATTATCTGACCAAACCCTTTACTCGTCTGGAACTGCTGGATGCCATCACAGCCCGTCTGGTGAAACAGGCGACAGCCAGCGAACATTACTCCGATCAAATCCGGCAACTGGAAGAAAAGTTTAATACCCTACTGCACTTCGACAGTACGACTGGTCTGCCGAATCATCTTTCATTCCAGGACCATTTCGACACCACGATCGCTGAGGCAGCCGCTCCCCATAGCCAGTTTGCCGTTCTCTGCCTGAAACTTTACCAGTTTGAGCGCGTCCGGACCACGTTTGAAGAATCCCTGGTTGATCAGATTTTGCAAGCCATTACGGCACAGATCAAAACCTGTGTTACAGAGCAAGATACAATCGTCCGGTTGGTTGGAGATCAGTTTGCCCTATTACTGGCCCGCTCGGCCCAGGATGAAGACGGCACCGAACAGGCACAATCCATTCTGACCAGCCTCACCCAGCCGCTGAAACTAGAGGGGCAGACGTTTTACCTCAATCCCCGGATTGGGATTGCCTGCTATCCCGAGGATGCTTCCAACGCCAGTGCTCTCTTAAAACGGGCAGAATTAGCAGCCTCCTACGCCCAACAGCAAATCAACCAGCCCTGCGAACTTTTCCGAGCTGAGTTGGCCACATCTTCTGCAGATGCGATTTTGCTGGAGCAGCAACTCCGTGAAGCCCTGGAACGATCGGAGTTTCGGCTTTACTACCAGCCCCAGATCGATCTGACCACTCATCACACTATAGGGGCAGAAGCATTGATCCGCTGGGAACATCCTGAAAAAGGCATGGTTTCTCCAGCCCGCTTCATGCCCCTAGCCGAAGAGACCAGCTTAATCCTGCCGATCGGAGAGTGGGTCTTACGGACAGCCTGTGCCCAGATGGTGGACTGGCAACAGGCTAACTACCCCATCAACAGAATTTCCGTCAACTTATCGACTCGGCAATTCAATCAACCCGACTTGGTCCAACGGTTTAGCCAAATTTTGCAAGAGACTGGACTCAGCCCAGAGTTTCTGAAATTAGAAATTACGGAAAGTTGCTTGATCGAGAACCCGCAGGCTGCGATCGCCACTCTCACACGCCTGAAAGAGTTGGGGATTCAGATTGCGATCGATGACTTCGGAACCGGATATTCCTCCCTCAGCTATCTGAAGCAGTTTCCCTTTGACACGTTGAAAGTCGATCAATACTTCGTTCGCGGCATTCATGAAGACCCCAAAAATATAGAAATTGTCAGAGCCATTATCCAGATGGCCCACAACCTTGGCCTGAAAGTGATTGCTGAAGGAGTGGAAACAGAGCTAGAGCTGGTCTGTTTGATGCAATGTCAGTGCAATGAAGTACAGGGCTACTTCTTCAGTCGTCCTCTCCCTGTTGTTGAGTTTGAAAAGCTGCTAAATAATTCCCATGAAAGCCCCACTGCCCGTTAA
- a CDS encoding GNAT family N-acetyltransferase, with the protein MDNGVGHRQQGYPGSRQPHSPTYRVSTIMLAIYPLSPATLGSAIDLTKRVFDRPGFWWEQPGFVLWLSLRRNFVARSIFRLLGMGEARYWVVADETGLVLGVTGLYTYLNDPDACWLGWTCVDPEARSRRIGSQLVDFAIAQSQSTGRSYLRLYTWDGEEAAVARHLYQRRGFQLTRTEKLESYSLLYYELPVQQG; encoded by the coding sequence GTGGATAATGGGGTTGGCCACAGACAGCAAGGTTATCCCGGCAGTCGTCAGCCCCATTCCCCAACCTACCGGGTATCCACCATCATGTTAGCTATTTATCCCCTCTCTCCAGCCACTCTTGGATCGGCGATCGACCTCACAAAACGAGTTTTTGACCGCCCTGGCTTCTGGTGGGAGCAACCTGGTTTTGTCCTCTGGCTGAGTCTAAGACGCAATTTTGTGGCCCGATCCATTTTTCGCCTGCTGGGCATGGGAGAGGCCCGCTATTGGGTTGTGGCTGATGAGACCGGGCTTGTCCTGGGGGTCACGGGGCTATATACCTATCTCAACGATCCGGATGCCTGTTGGTTGGGCTGGACCTGTGTGGACCCCGAAGCCAGGAGTCGCAGAATTGGGAGTCAACTGGTGGATTTTGCGATCGCCCAAAGCCAATCTACGGGCAGATCCTATCTGCGGCTCTACACCTGGGATGGGGAAGAAGCCGCTGTGGCCCGCCACCTGTACCAACGGCGGGGATTCCAACTGACCCGGACTGAGAAACTGGAATCCTACAGCCTACTTTATTACGAATTACCCGTACAACAGGGGTAA
- a CDS encoding 6-carboxytetrahydropterin synthase, with protein MNCIIDRRAQFSASHRYWLPELSEAENQARFGPCVRAPGHGHNYILYVSMAGELDQYGMVLNLSDVKQVIRREVTSQLDFSYLNEVWPEFQQTLPTTEYLARVIWQRLVPYLPLVRIQLFEHPELWAEYQGNGMEAYLTISTHFSAAHRLARPDLSYEENCEIYGKCARPNGHGHNYHLEVTIRGEIDPRTGMIADLGAFQAIVDRQVVDPFDHTFLNKDIPYFETVVPTAENIAVHIRDLLQQPIREIGAFLHKVKLIESPNNSCEVYALDEAALIPDAIAQAKVLVGSKLN; from the coding sequence ATGAACTGCATTATCGATCGTCGAGCTCAATTCTCAGCCAGCCACCGCTACTGGTTACCTGAGTTGAGTGAAGCTGAGAATCAGGCTCGGTTTGGCCCCTGTGTTCGGGCTCCCGGCCACGGTCACAACTATATCCTTTATGTGTCTATGGCAGGGGAACTGGATCAATATGGCATGGTGCTCAACCTGTCGGATGTGAAGCAGGTGATCCGACGGGAAGTGACCAGCCAACTGGACTTTTCCTACCTGAACGAGGTCTGGCCTGAATTTCAACAGACCTTACCCACGACTGAATATTTAGCGCGGGTAATCTGGCAACGTCTGGTGCCCTATCTCCCCCTCGTCCGCATTCAACTGTTTGAACATCCTGAACTCTGGGCTGAATACCAAGGAAACGGCATGGAAGCATATCTGACCATCAGTACTCACTTTAGTGCCGCCCATCGGCTGGCCCGTCCGGACCTGAGCTACGAAGAGAACTGCGAGATCTATGGCAAGTGTGCCCGTCCCAATGGCCACGGCCATAACTACCACCTGGAAGTCACGATCCGGGGTGAGATTGATCCTCGGACGGGGATGATTGCTGACCTGGGGGCTTTTCAGGCGATCGTCGATCGGCAGGTGGTGGACCCCTTTGACCACACCTTCTTGAACAAGGACATCCCTTACTTTGAAACAGTGGTGCCTACGGCTGAAAATATTGCGGTTCACATTCGGGACTTACTCCAGCAGCCCATTCGTGAGATCGGGGCCTTCCTACACAAAGTCAAATTGATCGAAAGCCCGAATAACTCCTGCGAGGTTTATGCCCTGGATGAGGCCGCTTTGATCCCAGACGCGATCGCGCAGGCAAAAGTTCTGGTTGGCTCAAAACTGAACTGA
- a CDS encoding serine hydrolase, which produces MAFFRKDSQLETLGEQALEATWTKFPGLARNQIAVTWILYDPPVPVNTGGAIRPETFWQLDIRGFSYRGVERIYPASVVKLFYLVAVYEWLNQGMIQPSAELERATRDMIVDSGNDATGLVVDILTGTTGGPELPPGPFETWKHQRNLVNRYFQSLQWPELQGINVNQKTWSEGPYGRERAALGALMDNRNMLTTDATARLLHSIIGGVAVSIEASAAMMALMKRSLDPTDLAADPENQVTGFLGDGLTLDARLWSKAGLTSKVRHDAAYIELPDRQPYLLVVFTEGEDHSKNEAILPYVSQQFITAVSSL; this is translated from the coding sequence ATGGCTTTCTTTCGGAAGGACTCCCAATTAGAAACCCTGGGCGAACAGGCTCTGGAAGCTACCTGGACTAAGTTTCCTGGTCTGGCCCGCAACCAGATTGCCGTCACCTGGATCCTGTATGACCCACCGGTTCCCGTTAATACGGGTGGGGCCATTCGGCCCGAAACTTTCTGGCAACTGGACATTCGGGGCTTCAGCTACCGGGGCGTGGAGCGGATTTATCCGGCCAGTGTGGTGAAGCTGTTTTACCTGGTTGCGGTTTACGAATGGTTGAATCAGGGCATGATTCAACCCTCGGCAGAACTGGAACGGGCCACCCGCGATATGATTGTCGATTCTGGTAATGATGCCACCGGTTTGGTCGTGGATATCTTGACCGGCACCACGGGCGGTCCGGAGTTGCCGCCAGGGCCTTTTGAAACCTGGAAACACCAGCGTAATCTGGTCAACCGCTATTTCCAATCCTTGCAATGGCCAGAATTACAGGGTATCAACGTGAACCAGAAAACCTGGAGCGAAGGCCCCTATGGCCGGGAACGGGCAGCCCTGGGAGCATTGATGGATAACCGGAATATGCTCACTACGGATGCAACGGCCCGACTGCTTCATAGCATCATAGGTGGGGTGGCGGTTTCGATCGAAGCTTCAGCCGCCATGATGGCCCTGATGAAACGATCGCTGGACCCCACTGACCTGGCTGCCGATCCGGAGAATCAGGTGACGGGCTTTTTGGGGGATGGGCTAACCCTGGATGCCCGTCTCTGGTCTAAGGCGGGTCTGACTAGTAAAGTGCGCCATGACGCCGCTTATATTGAACTGCCCGATCGCCAGCCCTACTTGCTGGTGGTTTTTACCGAGGGGGAAGACCACAGCAAAAATGAGGCGATTTTGCCCTACGTTTCCCAGCAATTCATCACGGCTGTCTCTTCTCTATGA
- a CDS encoding VWA domain-containing protein, giving the protein MSNFNPLRSSLFRSLSVRLALMLLLLPIGVTLLRPLTGVAGSANLVPSRLARMLPAPSLPTTHPDYRALQTLVEKYGCPVSVQGFPTRPITRPEFATMLQSCQTQIKTQLATGVLPVLPLAEQQLLQRLQQSFAAELAAFRDQVDALEEQETKVDLDRSRSTSVNQPSIPAGKPALGRLSSNESTGGTIAPPPASENGFNTESYNRIEENAFRRVAADPLSTFSIDVDTASYSNVRRFITQGTLPPKDAVRIEELINYFSYTYPQPEADRPFSITTEVGAAPWNSKHKLVLIGLQGKRADYTTLPASNLVFLIDVSGSMDEPNKLPLVKQSLKLLVNELRPQDRVSLVVYAGNVGLVLPPTPGNQKDKIRAAIDRLEAGGPTAGAQGIELAYKTAQENFLKNGNNRVILATDGDFNIGVSSDAELTRLIEQKRDQGIFLTVLGFGTGNYKDSKMEQLADQGNGNYAYIDTLLEGKKVLVNDIRGTLFTIAKDVKIQVEFNPAKVQGYRLIGYENRLLQNQDFNNDKKDAGDIGSGHSVTALYEIIPAGIESDVKIPEVDPLRYQKPDAVTADPNSPELMQVKLRYKLPDESTSQLITQAIQDSDVRSRQPSANLKFAAAVATFGMVLRNSEYKGSASLDLALNLAKQAKGDDREGYRDAFIRLVEQSRSLLARR; this is encoded by the coding sequence ATGTCCAACTTTAATCCCCTTAGAAGCAGTCTGTTCCGGTCCCTGTCTGTGCGTCTCGCCCTGATGCTGCTTCTGTTGCCGATCGGAGTCACCCTACTACGGCCATTGACGGGCGTTGCGGGTTCAGCCAATCTGGTTCCCTCCCGGCTGGCTCGAATGCTCCCAGCCCCTTCCCTTCCCACGACCCATCCGGACTACCGCGCCCTCCAAACCCTGGTCGAGAAGTATGGCTGTCCAGTATCGGTTCAGGGCTTCCCCACGCGCCCCATTACCCGGCCTGAGTTCGCCACGATGCTTCAGTCCTGTCAGACCCAGATCAAAACCCAACTGGCAACTGGAGTTCTCCCTGTCCTCCCTCTGGCAGAACAGCAACTATTACAACGGCTACAACAGTCCTTTGCAGCAGAATTAGCTGCCTTCAGGGATCAGGTGGATGCCCTGGAAGAGCAGGAAACTAAAGTCGATCTGGATCGTTCCCGATCGACCTCGGTCAATCAACCGTCCATTCCGGCCGGTAAGCCTGCTCTGGGTCGGCTCAGCAGTAACGAATCTACCGGCGGCACGATCGCTCCCCCGCCTGCTTCAGAGAATGGCTTCAATACCGAAAGCTACAATCGCATTGAGGAGAATGCCTTTCGCCGCGTCGCTGCCGATCCCCTCTCCACCTTTTCCATTGACGTGGATACAGCTTCCTACAGCAATGTGCGCCGGTTCATTACCCAGGGAACGCTGCCCCCCAAAGATGCCGTGCGGATTGAAGAACTGATCAACTACTTTTCATATACCTATCCTCAGCCAGAGGCCGATCGGCCCTTTTCCATCACCACAGAAGTGGGAGCCGCTCCCTGGAATAGCAAGCACAAACTGGTGTTGATTGGGCTCCAGGGCAAGCGTGCGGATTACACCACCCTGCCTGCCAGCAATCTGGTCTTTCTGATCGATGTCTCAGGGTCCATGGATGAACCCAACAAGCTCCCCCTGGTCAAACAATCCCTCAAGTTGCTGGTGAATGAACTGCGGCCTCAGGATCGGGTCAGTCTAGTGGTCTATGCCGGAAATGTGGGCCTGGTGCTTCCGCCTACCCCCGGGAACCAGAAAGACAAAATTCGGGCGGCGATCGATCGGCTGGAAGCAGGGGGACCCACTGCTGGGGCTCAGGGCATCGAACTGGCTTACAAAACTGCTCAGGAAAACTTCCTGAAAAATGGCAATAACCGGGTGATTCTGGCCACCGATGGGGATTTTAATATTGGAGTTTCCAGCGACGCAGAGTTGACCCGCCTGATCGAGCAGAAACGGGATCAGGGCATTTTCCTGACCGTGCTGGGCTTTGGCACAGGCAACTATAAGGACTCCAAAATGGAGCAACTGGCGGATCAGGGGAATGGCAATTACGCCTACATTGATACCCTGTTGGAAGGGAAGAAGGTGCTGGTGAATGATATTCGGGGCACCCTGTTCACGATCGCTAAGGATGTCAAAATTCAGGTGGAATTCAATCCAGCCAAAGTTCAGGGCTATCGCTTGATTGGGTATGAAAACCGTCTGTTGCAGAACCAGGACTTCAACAATGACAAGAAAGATGCCGGGGATATTGGATCGGGCCACTCGGTCACGGCTCTGTATGAGATTATTCCGGCTGGGATAGAAAGCGATGTCAAGATCCCGGAAGTTGATCCCTTACGCTATCAAAAACCGGATGCTGTGACCGCAGACCCCAACAGCCCGGAGCTGATGCAAGTGAAACTGCGCTATAAGTTGCCTGATGAAAGTACCAGTCAACTGATTACCCAGGCGATCCAGGATTCAGATGTCCGATCGCGGCAACCCTCGGCTAACCTGAAGTTTGCCGCAGCAGTGGCGACCTTCGGCATGGTCCTGCGTAACTCGGAGTACAAGGGTAGTGCCAGTCTGGATCTGGCCCTGAATCTGGCGAAGCAGGCCAAAGGGGACGATCGGGAAGGTTATCGAGATGCCTTTATTCGTCTGGTGGAACAGTCTCGCAGTCTGCTGGCCCGACGGTAA
- a CDS encoding tellurite resistance TerB C-terminal domain-containing protein, whose translation MVKQQLLLPPARSFVSRPRSPSGSNLQASLLLATIAFVVGFCLSLLMEQRWEKAAIVGLITIPAALCGAFITEKHRTYRVRATLAAAKNQIQILQQQGVRLHQSLRTMISEKQQASVTLSSLQTHLQHIQAEVLEKWELNEKLGWKLASLDQQKRQLEEQAQILQRQVQQLEKQARELKQPALHPPADSRKSLPEAAPPSLHAAARQLQSQVASLHSELTQLEGQILQRRRQKTQLEQEVVKLQAQKEQLEQGRSQPRSPAEVVLRPLVQSSRPVVIGPERSSPNLSEEWVSFMQQLPSHEYRVLKAIVRQEQPQSVLKQVAEEHLTMPELLIDTINERAIDAIGDVIIEPGAGATPPKIAEEHLAAVRQVITAYP comes from the coding sequence ATGGTTAAGCAACAATTGCTCCTTCCGCCCGCCCGATCGTTTGTAAGTCGCCCCCGATCGCCCTCGGGCAGCAATCTGCAGGCGTCTCTCTTGTTGGCAACCATTGCCTTTGTCGTAGGCTTCTGTCTGAGTTTGCTGATGGAGCAACGCTGGGAAAAAGCTGCGATCGTGGGGTTAATTACTATCCCCGCTGCCCTCTGTGGGGCTTTTATCACAGAAAAGCACCGGACCTATCGGGTGCGGGCCACCCTAGCAGCCGCCAAGAACCAGATCCAGATTTTGCAGCAGCAAGGGGTACGCCTCCATCAATCGCTGCGGACCATGATCAGCGAGAAACAACAGGCCTCAGTCACCCTGAGCTCCCTCCAGACTCATCTGCAACATATTCAGGCAGAAGTGCTGGAGAAGTGGGAACTCAACGAAAAGCTAGGTTGGAAACTGGCTAGCCTGGATCAGCAAAAACGGCAACTGGAAGAACAAGCCCAGATCCTGCAAAGGCAGGTTCAGCAGTTGGAAAAGCAGGCCAGGGAGTTGAAACAGCCTGCCCTCCATCCTCCCGCAGACAGCCGTAAATCCCTGCCTGAAGCAGCGCCCCCTTCTCTCCATGCAGCAGCCAGACAACTCCAGTCTCAAGTCGCCTCACTCCACAGCGAGTTGACTCAGTTGGAGGGACAAATTCTGCAGCGCCGCAGGCAGAAAACCCAACTGGAACAGGAAGTGGTTAAGTTGCAGGCCCAGAAGGAGCAACTGGAGCAAGGCCGATCCCAACCCCGTTCCCCGGCAGAAGTTGTCCTTCGTCCCCTGGTCCAGTCCTCCCGGCCCGTGGTGATCGGGCCAGAGCGGAGCAGTCCCAACCTGTCGGAAGAGTGGGTGTCGTTTATGCAGCAACTGCCCAGCCATGAATACCGGGTTTTAAAGGCTATTGTCCGGCAGGAACAGCCCCAGTCAGTTTTGAAGCAGGTGGCCGAGGAACACCTGACCATGCCGGAACTATTGATCGATACCATCAACGAGCGGGCGATCGATGCGATCGGCGATGTCATTATCGAGCCGGGAGCCGGAGCCACACCCCCTAAGATTGCTGAGGAACATCTGGCAGCCGTCAGGCAGGTGATCACGGCATACCCTTAG